The following nucleotide sequence is from Oxalobacteraceae sp. CFBP 8761.
CCGGTGTTGCCGCCTCTATTCTGTCATTCCTTGGCGACGTCTGTCGCAGGGACGACAAAAGAGCCAAAGCCGCAATTCCCGCCTTCCGGCAAGTTTTGCAAGCTTTGACTCCCGCATCAGGTGCTGCGAACAGCACCCTTTGCCTATGTATTACTTCAGTTCAGCCTTGGCGCCTGCATCTTCCAGCTTCTTCTTGGCGGCTTCAGCTTCTGCTTTTGGCAGGGCTTCTTTGACCGTCTTAGGAGCACCGTCGACGACGTCTTTGGCTTCTTTCAGGCCCAGACCGGTGATTTCACGGACTGCCTTGATGACGCCGACTTTGTTCGCGCCGATTTCGGTCAGAACAACGTTGAACTCGGTCTGCTCTTCAGCAGCAGCGGCGCCAGCGCCACCACCGGCTGCAGGAGCTGCCATTGCAGCTGCCGACACGCCGAACTTCTCTTCGAATGCCTTGACCAGTTCGTTCAGGTCCATGACGGACATTTCGCTCACTGCGTTCAGGATATCGTCTTTGCTAATTGCCATTTGAAACTCCAGTTTTGATTTGTATGTAGTTCAGGTTGGTACTTGAAAAAAAAGGGAAGCTTACGCTTCTGCAGGAGCTTCTTCTGCGGCCGGAGCTGCTTCGGAAGAACCTTCGCCTTTTTTCGCTGCCAGGGCAGCCAGACCACGTGCAAAGCCCGACACCGGAGCCAACATGACGCCCAACAGCTGCGAGATGAGAACTTCACGGGATGGGATGCTTGCCAACGAGGTAACGCCAGCTACGTCGAGCTGCTTACCTGCGTAGTTACCGGCTTTGATGACCAGCTTGTCGTTGGTTTTAGCGAAGTCATTGATGACTTTAGCTGCTGCAACGGCATCGTCCGAGATCGAATAGATCAGCGGACCGGTCATGGAATCAGCCAGCGAGGCAAACTGCGTGCCCTCGACAGAGCGACGAGCCAGCGTGTTCTTCAGAACACGCAGGTACACGCCCTGGGCACGTGCGGATGCACGGAGCTTGGTCAAGTGACTAACCTGGATGCCACGGTACTCGGCGACGACGATGGTTTGCGCAGATGCTACTTTTGCGGAAACTTCTTCGACGACGGCCTTTTTGTCATTCAGATTAAGACCCACGGTCAATCTCCTTAAATGATGAGAACGAGATGTTCACATCGGTTCGAACACACGGCGTCCGAAGTTAAGAAGCCTTAAACTGAGCGGATGAATTCACGCAGCTGGACTACAAAACTTGTTCGGGTACACCATCTGCGTTGGGTTGTCTTTTAACCGCATGCCCAACCTCTGCACTTGGCCCAACGGTCTTTGATTGTCTGCCGCAGCGATCAGTTACTGCGACAGCCCAAAGAATCGCCCCGCACCAACGGCGCGAGGACTTGAATTTGCTGATTAAGCAGCAGCGATCGAAGCGTGATCGATGCGCACGCCAGCACCCATCGTCGACGACAGGGCGACCTTGCGCAGGTACACACCTTTCGACGTGGTTGGCTTGGCTTTGTTCAGGGCGTCGATCAGGGCAACCAGGTTGCTCTTCAGATCTTCGTCGGTGAACGATGCACGGCCGATCGTTGCGTGAACGATACCTGCCTTGTCGGTACGGTACTGGACCTGACCGGCTTTGGCGTTCTTGACGGCGGTTGCGACGTCTGGGGTCACGGTGCCGACTTTCGGGTTAGGCATCAGGCCACGTGGGCCCAGGATCTGACCCAGGGTACCGACGATACGCATGGTGTCTGGCGACGCGATGACGATATCGAAAGGCATGTCGCCGGCTTTGACGCGCTCGGCCAGGTCTTCCATACCGACGATGTCGGCGCCGGCTGCACGTGCAGCTTCAGCCTTCTCGCCCGTTGCGAACACAGCAACGCGCACGGTCTTGCCGGTGCCTGCTGGCAGCACGACCGAACCGCGAACCACTTGGTCCGACTTCTTTGGATCCACGCCCAGTTGCACCGAGACGTCGATCGACTCGTTGAACTTGGCAGTGGCGAATTCTTTGACCAGCGACAGACCGTTGTCGAAGGCGTAGACTTTATTGCGGTCTACTTTAGCTTTGATAGCTTTAACGCGTTTGGACAGCTTAGCCATTACAGACCCTCCACCGTGATGCCCATCGAACGTGCCGAGCCAGCGATGATACGCACTGCTGCGTCCATGTCGGCGGCGGTCAGGTCCGGCTGCTTGGTTTTTGCGATTTCTTCAGCTTGAGCGCGGGTCAGCGATGCAACCTTGTCGGTATGCGGCTTGGCCGAACCCTTGGTGATGCCAGCGGCTTTCTTGATCAGGTACGTTGCCGGTGGGGTCTTCATCACGAAGGTGAACGACTTGTCGGCGAACGCGGTGATCACGACCGGGATTGGCATGCCTGGCTCGACACCCTGGGTCTGGGCGTTGAACGCCTTGCAGAATTCCATGATGTTCAGACCGCGCTG
It contains:
- the rplL gene encoding 50S ribosomal protein L7/L12 codes for the protein MAISKDDILNAVSEMSVMDLNELVKAFEEKFGVSAAAMAAPAAGGGAGAAAAEEQTEFNVVLTEIGANKVGVIKAVREITGLGLKEAKDVVDGAPKTVKEALPKAEAEAAKKKLEDAGAKAELK
- the rplJ gene encoding 50S ribosomal protein L10 — encoded protein: MGLNLNDKKAVVEEVSAKVASAQTIVVAEYRGIQVSHLTKLRASARAQGVYLRVLKNTLARRSVEGTQFASLADSMTGPLIYSISDDAVAAAKVINDFAKTNDKLVIKAGNYAGKQLDVAGVTSLASIPSREVLISQLLGVMLAPVSGFARGLAALAAKKGEGSSEAAPAAEEAPAEA
- the rplA gene encoding 50S ribosomal protein L1, translated to MAKLSKRVKAIKAKVDRNKVYAFDNGLSLVKEFATAKFNESIDVSVQLGVDPKKSDQVVRGSVVLPAGTGKTVRVAVFATGEKAEAARAAGADIVGMEDLAERVKAGDMPFDIVIASPDTMRIVGTLGQILGPRGLMPNPKVGTVTPDVATAVKNAKAGQVQYRTDKAGIVHATIGRASFTDEDLKSNLVALIDALNKAKPTTSKGVYLRKVALSSTMGAGVRIDHASIAAA
- the rplK gene encoding 50S ribosomal protein L11; the protein is MAKKIIGFIKLQVPAGKANPSPPIGPALGQRGLNIMEFCKAFNAQTQGVEPGMPIPVVITAFADKSFTFVMKTPPATYLIKKAAGITKGSAKPHTDKVASLTRAQAEEIAKTKQPDLTAADMDAAVRIIAGSARSMGITVEGL